CTTAAGTATTTATCTTGCCCCTTTACAGCCCATCTGACAACTTCAGCACAACAACAACCCTTTCTTCAGTAGCTCCTAACAGCCAGAGTATTCTTAGCTCACTGATTCCATTGGTTTCCTTTCCTGCCATTGCCcttcaatatctttatttttatcaatATCTATATCTTTAATATATCTGTCTCCCTGACCCATACCTCTTTGTTCCTTGTCTGCTACTTATATTAGAACTCCATAAAGCATACTGGAATACAGTGTGCGTGAAAGACACTATACGAAGTAAAGCTAGAATGTGCTACCAGTCAAATCAAAATACATGAAAGTTTATTGAGCTACAATGCAGCGCTTAAGCTAATAGGTTTCTGTCGTAAGTTTGTCTGAATAGCTTTTGTATAATCATCTCATATATTTGCTTTATTCATTTGGAAATGGACAGCTGCACAAGAAGAATGTGAAGAACcgtcagaaaaaaattaaagagttgGAGAAGTGCATCAGtttaaaagagcaagaaaattatGAGCTCAGCCTGGAGCTGAAAGAAATGCTTGTCTCTGTTTCAGAAAGGAGGCACATCTTTGAGGCAGCCGGTGAGTCACAGGAATGCACTTTAAGACACAAGCAAAGAACATTCAGAAAATATCTGCCAGGCTAGATGGTCCTGTTCTCCATCAGCATCAGCTAAGACAAGGAGCACCTGTTTATTACTGTATGTGCACAATTAGCAGTGTCTTTTCtaccacaacaatttattgtttaCTTATGAGCATACCTGGACATTGTTGCTCCTGTTAACCATAGTTAATTGACTAAATTGCTGAAACTATTTAAGTCAAGATATTGTTGTCATTAATACCGTCACTAGGCACCATGCTTTCATTCTTTCTCAGAACTGTTCAACCCACTTTTTTGCACCCATTCACAGAGAACAGAGGAAGTAACATGAAGCTGAGAAGGGTGTTCGCTATTAGGAAAACTGTGGAGATCTTTCCACAAGTGAAACAGTTACAGACTTTAAAAACAGTAGGTACTTGCTAGGAACTGAATGTAGCGTGCACAGTgcctttttgaaattttttgtaTTATTCAGTACTATAAAGTCTCTTAAGCCCAACTGTGagccttttttaaaatgcttgccTATTTTATACAGAACTTGAAATAACCCCAGGACAGGTCCAATATAAATATAGACTATGCGTCCCCTACAAGTACAGGCTAACccttatattttgttttatgcAGACACACAGCATGTTTCTGAAAAGATTGCAAAGCAGCGTTACCGAGAGATTTTGAAGCAGAAACATCTACGGGGTCTTGTAAAGGAACAGGAAGAACAGTTTGAAATTCTTCAGGCAGAAGCAGAAAGACTGAGATCAGGAACATTCCCTGTTCTTTAAATACCAGAATCCAGGTAGATGTAAAATCCCATGGTCTTGtctaagaaaaaagaatttggaCATCTACCTTTTCTccctgaatttttctttccacaaatgaCTTCTTCTATAATTTCCTTAAACCTAACTTCAGTTTAAAAGATGTGTGTTTGTCTGCTTTGTACATTTTATACTCAGTCTTAGCCCCATTATATTGCAGTTCATGAgatgtatttctgctgttttgatTATATAAACCATATAGCtcattacagaaaacaaagggTACAAGAAACTGAAGACTGATAGGAGGTGTATTTGCATATCCTTAGTCTGCAATATGCAATTGCAACATTTTGAAAGTGAAGTACTGCAAGAAATCCATGAAATTGCACTGGCTAAAATTCACGTCTGTGGCTTTCACTTCACTTTTAAATATATTGACACCTGTGATGGCATGTTGCTGAGAAGAGAGGGGATACATGCTTTGGCATGCCCATGTGTGCTACCAGGCCCAGTCCCAAAAGCTGTTGCTGCTTCTGATTGATAGCTTAATTACCCacagccagaagcagctgcagcagaaaagcaggttagtggaagtggtcaacatggattcaccaaggggaaatcatgcctgaccaatctgatagccttctatgatggtgtGGCTGGCTgcgtagataaggggagagcagtggatgtgtctatctggacttcaacaaggcttttgacactgtctcctgtaacatcttcataggtaagcttaggttAGAGGAgtagacagtgaggtggattgagaactagCTGAATGGCAGAACTTTATGTATTGCTACACTTGACAAAGGATGATTTTAAGGAGaataaaaagcagacagaagtcACCACACTATATGCATAGGCTATCATGAGAAAATAAGCAATTTCaagttaagattaaaaaaaaaataacttaaagatGACAACATTTATCAGAGAATAAATTAAATGCTGAAGTTTTATTCAGCTTCATGATACTGTACTTGAAGCAATACCATTAGATAAggccttgtttttctttatttgaagagAGAAAACACCTTGGCTCTCACATGAAGTAGTAACAGATAGTGGTTGCtattttcttctgttcccttctaTTATCTCAGGCTGTGTCAGAATGCTTAAGAGACAGCTTTCCCCCGAAGACAACTATCTGGACCAGTATCTTAAAATAAGTGCATTATGGCACATTTCCCTCAGTAATAATTAAAGTCATTGAGAACATCTCATTGCAGCTTCAAAATATTAACAACATGAAAATTAGTTATCTTTACTTATCTCACAAAACGCTGTCAGCAGGAAGGCATTTGTAAAACGGGGATGTATCTATGAACAAAGAACTGAACTCTTCCCCATCTGAACATCAACAGAAATGACAGTTAAATTGACTTCATTATTTCAAGACAAATAACCATGCAAAGACTAATCAAAGAATGGACTGCCTTCTACTTGTTAAAGTATgacttgatttcattttatttttattaaataaccaTTCACTGATGAAGTTATCAAACCAGGTTTTCCAAAACAGCATGAGTTCCATCTTTTCTGTTAAGTAATGTCTTTTACAGTGCCTACTGTATATAGTTTCACAAGTAGAAAACCTCTTAACCTCAAAGCATAAAGTCCACCATCTGATCAACACTTCTTATGTGATCAGGGTTCAGTCAGTCTTTcctgcttgtgtgtgtgtgtgtgtaattgaAAGCTTTGGAGCTGTAGATTATGCATCTACAAAGTCTTCTTCTGTCCTGCTGTAGTGCAATAACTGGTCTTCTAATCCAAAAGTATCTATCAGCTGAGTGAGACTCACTTTCTTGCCATCTGCAGAAAAGGCTGACTGTAGTTCATATAGCATCAGCTGGGTACTACTTCTCCATTTCACTATCAAAGCCTGCAGTTCAGACAGGTTATTCTGAAATTGGggacaaaacacacacacaaaaaaaagatttgtcaTTTGCtgaaatgtgggggtttttggtACCCTGatctatttttataaaacacCTTAAACTGAAACAATACACAAAcactacacacaaaaaaaagtgagTCAGTATTGttgtttaaattaataaatgaggTTACACTATGAATTCCACTTCAGAGAATGACTTAGAAGTACTTTTTCAGAGGTTCACCTCACCTTAGATCGATACATCTTAACCATTTTGAGCCTTCGAAGTAGTTCTTCCTTCTCTTGCACTTGTTTCAACAGCCTTACTTTTTCTGCCAGGGCCTGTTGCTGACTAAGATCAGCCTGTAGCACCTCAGGATTCTGTGCTGATCCAGAGAGACCACTCTCCTGTAAGGGACTTTTGATACATATATGTTCAGTGctgtttctttccaggttttcaGAACTGTCTCGTAGTCTGGAACATTCTGTACTTGTCTTTGGCAGGCACCCTTTGTCAGCATCAGCACAGTCGTTTTCTTGAGTGTCTATTTTGAGCCGCTTTGCCACTGTAAAATTAGCATTAAACGAACGTCTTGTTTTCCTTAATCGCTCCCTCAGAGCTGCGCTcattggctaaaaaaaaataaataaacaaaaccaaaaaaaccagaaggATCAGAATAATCTAATTTTTGATCAAATTTCAAAGAACTGTTTACTCTGGTTATTATTTACATAGAACGTGTCATATATGTAAACATCATTGTAAAGCCAGACTTCCTAATTCTCTCTATAACTTTCACAAACTTGAACAAAGTTAACTTCTTCCTTTCACATGTATTTGCACACACAGCTGCAAGATATGGAAAGATATACCTCCACATTTGCTAGGAGGAAATCCTGTATTCTACTGAGGCATTCTGCCTCAGCATATCTCAACTTGGTTAGTTTTATTGCATCAGGTTCAATTTCCTCCTCTACTTCAATGGAGATacgggttggggttttttgctcctccatcccaccacacATACACTCTTTCTGTATCAGCACTAGTATAAAACATCTGTATTCTACAACAGAGTATTAAAAATTATCTGTATAATTTTGACTTGTTCATGCTTTGAGATCTTTCACCGATAAGatttaaaaagtgattatttttttccttcaaaataagttaccaattatttttttataatctttGTCTAACATTTTTACCTGTGAAAATATACTCAAATATGGGAGAGAACGATTAGTTAAGGAACACTTGCAAAGTAGCCCTATCCAGTATAGGTCTGGATGCTGAGTGTGACAGCATCACCATGGTGCATGTTAGGATGGACACCAAAGCAGAGCTCAGCGTTATGGAGAATATACAAACTGAAAGCAGTGTACTTTGCTCAAGTGCAAGCAGAATTCACAGAAAGTCATTCTGCATacacagcaacacagaaaaatagGAGTTGAGAAAACTGAAGATGACAgattaacacaaaaaaacccaaaccaaacaccaaTAAAACCCACCATAAACCCtaaatagtatttaaaattattagtgTGGCATTTGGAGTATACTACTGCATCACTTTGTATTCACAGCAAAGATCTCCATATTCAGAGCAAAGCACACTAGACACATTCCTTACCTGGACAACCTTGTAGCTATGGTTATAAGCTACCTATCTTTAGTTTTCCAGCAAACAGTATCTCAGTGATTTCCGACTACTTGATGATTTCACAAGCATTTTTGTTAGTACAGAGTCACATTACTGGAAAAACAAATACGTTTTCATACCTGTTTTCCTGAACTAGTCCCCTGTGGAGCTGCTCTCATAGAATCTGTTGGAGTATGGCACAAAGATGTCATTTTTTCAAGCACCGGTTCTTCCATCTGGAGATGGATGGCAGTTTCTGttaaaagacagaataaattCTGTATGATGCCATTTTCACCTGATTATAAAGAGCCACGTGGCTGCAGAAATGAGTAAAAAGCTCTAATAAGAAATACTGAGACTTATTTTCTAATTGTTAAGTTCAAAAAGACATCTGCATAAGTTACACAGCTGTTTCATGTGCCAAGTAGCACCTTGCTTTGCAAATGGCTTTTCTTCAAGAGGATGAATGACACTACTAACTGGTACAAAGTATCTTACTAGgaattttgtgtattatttttccCTCAGTCATAAAGGTCTATGGAATTTCttcttgaaaatatgaaaagtgtTATGAGAAGTCTTACAGATATTCTCCATTACAACTTTTTCCCTATCTGATATCCTCTTTCAAGTGTTAAAAAGGAGCAAGACAACTTATGAAGCACTCAAACCCATTATAGTGTGCCTATAAATCCAAGGTCAGATCCTGCAACATCAAAACAACCCATCAATAAAAGCTCACTTCAAACAAACCGCGTTTTCTTCACCTGAATGACCCTTACTGCTTGTCTAATACAAAGGAATAATCCTTACTAAGTGAGGTTGTGAAGAACTTTCATTTAACTGCATCCCAAGTAGCAATAAAAGGACTGTTGGGAGCCAGAAGATTTTTATTGTCCACACGTATAAACAATTAATCttttctataaaacaaaaaaaaatagggtaCGCAGGTCTGAAAATAATCCACTATATCTCATTTGATCCTTCTGGGGATGctgctttaaaaagtaattactcACACAAGTAGAATTTTAGATTAAAAGTAAGCATCCCCAGTTCCCTCAAAAAAGTACCTTAATTAAAATGATAAGTCATACCTCTCAGCAGGTACCAACTTCAAATTGTTTTGGCAACGTTTAACTAAGTTTAGCACTTGTGAACCACCTGCTAATGACCAAAATGCAGCTGGAAAATCATCAGCTACACCTCTGTTTACCTGCAAATTGCAATTAGGAGTTTCAAAACAGAagcctcttaaaaataaaatcctgcaaaCAAGTCACTACCGATACAAGACTGGCACAAGGGGCTTCCTCTTCAGAGATGAAACATACCAAAGCTTCAGTATGCCAAAGCCTTAGTAAACCAGCAACCCTGGTCTTCCTGGCTCTCTTCCAAAGGACACAGGTCCTTGTTTATCTTACAAGTCAGCACTCCCCCCTGTTGTTCAAAATTCAACATATGGTATTCTATTGAAAAAAGCCCAGGCTTTAGTAAAGAAAGTCTAGTTAATTGGGTATTTTAGCAATCTATCAATTAAACAGGAAACCCACTGCACCCGTTAAATATAATGCAAGTCATCACTCATTTCTTACTGTAAGCGAGAGCCTAGAAAGAGCTACATCATGCCTACATATATAGTACATCATAAATATGTAATAAATCTTACtaatcagcaaaataaattcaaGCCTAAGAGGTGGCTTCAACAGACTTGTTCcactcttttaaaataaatcctgtgaCCCTCTGCCTTTACATCCTAATGCAGATTATTTGTCTTCAAATGACCATGACTATAATGGATACTTCTTCCAATGGTTCACTAATGCTGCTACTTTAACCCTCTGTTTGGCAGCACATTCATATAGCTCTCCTGCACCCTTGAATCCTTCCCCAAGATCTCAGACTAAGAATCCTttacattttcaaacagaaatgctatttatcacacagaaaaattattctgccCAGCAAGTAAGGAAAATTTGGGCTAGAAGGGCGAAAAGGCAATTTTGCATTTTGGCTAAGTCCCTACCTCAGTTTTCCTGCTTCTAGCTACATAACAGCACTCACTCCTTTTACGTTCTCTCCTCTCACCAACTGAAGTATTAACACTCAGTGACAATTTCTCCCTAGTTACTTCTCCACCctaaagagaagcagaaagaaggcTGAGCAGCCCATTAAGCTAGGCCACAGATCCAGGGAGCTCTGTTTGAGGTGACGCACCCCAGAGGGCCGAGAGGTACAGGGAGCGGAGCAGAGACCCGCAGCACAACCACAGCCCCAGCCAGAGGCTGCCCACACGCCGCAGAGCGAGGGGAGGTCCCTCACAGAGCACGGGGCCGAGGCCTAGCCCACGCCTGGGCCCCAGCTGAGCCAGGAACCGGGGTAGGGGACAAGGAAGAAGACACCCTGAGGGACgccctcccctgcctcctctACCCCAACACCACTAAGCCGTGAGGAACCGAACACGCCCCCCTCAGGCGCCAAGAGAAGGGAGCCAAGCAGAGAGAACCCTCCCCAAAACCGCCAGCACCTCATCAGCCTCAGCGCTTCAATCTCCCGCtgcggggggaagggggcggggcgcCGGCACTGCGCCTGCGCGCGGAGCCGTGCCCAGCCGGCGCAGGCCGCTTTGCGCCTGCGCGCAGTGGAAGGGGGTGTGGGGGCTGCGGCGCGGGCGGGTACGCGAAGGTTGCTCCTATGCGCGGGCGGGCGGTAAAGGCGGGGTTGGGCGCCGCTGCTGCAAAGGTGGCGGGCGGAGCAGGGCTTGTGGAGTCCTCAGTGCGGGGCGTCGCTGGGAACCTCGTACACACGCCTGTTGCAGCTGTCATGCAAGGCCGTGTTGTGTCCCTTAGGCCAGCTTGGGCTTGCCACCCCATGGCTGGGGTTTTGCCCAAGGCAAAGTGCCACCTCGTTAGGGAGCAGGGCTCCAGCCTGAGCATGGAGCCCACCAGGGCAGGCCCAGGCCTTCGGCACAGGCAAGGGAACCACAACTCTCCACCTCAGGCCACCCATCACCTTTATCTGAGGCACTGTCTCCTCACAAAAGGGGAGAAACTACCCGAGGAACGCACTGGGAGGAGTGTGATCTGAAGTTgcgagggaaggagaaagaagtgaaaatgaagAAACTTGACTGGAAAAATGGGCAGGTAGATTGTGATTGTGACaaggagcagccccagctgcagctgcagtCATGCAGTTCAGAGTAAGACTAGGGAGTGCCCTGTCACTCACAGGCGCTGCTGAAGCAAGTGCAATTTCCATATCTTTATCAGCAAACTTCCCTTCTGTGCTGCAGACCTGGTTTCCAGATGTGGATTTATGTTTCTCAAAACTGATTTGtgcaaaatgtttttccagtATAACTGTCGGGACTGAGAAAATGAACTGTAGAAGCCATAATAGCGACAGCTCCCAGCCCACAGGGGTGATGTCCCTGTggttcctccagccctgcccgcagccacACGGCTCCATGCTGTGCATCGAGGCCTCACACGGCTGTGCTGACTGTTGCATATGGAATACACGCGCCCGCACGCTCTTGCTAGATTATGTCCTTCATTTGCGTAGCAGAAATGCATTCACTTCCTGCCTGGTTCCTCCTTAAAACGACAGAAGAGGATGCTCAATTTTCTCTTCACCTGGTGTAACTCCCATCTGTATTGAGACACGATACAGCCTTGCACTGAGAGGTGAGTGAGCACCGAGTGTAGGTGTGATAATATGTTAGCAGTTGTTGTGCTTTTGACCATAAATATACATAGATTCACTCACTTCAAATAGAATTTCACAGGCGTGATAgcaacctttttttctcttacagtaAAAAGTATCTAGCAAAAGTCCATCTAGAACAAGTCACTTTAGGAAATCTGAGAACTTGGGGCCTTTAGGCCTTTAGATTACTGCTTTTATAGGAGCTGACTATCTGTGGATGAAATCTATTTAGAAATAATCTCAGTAGCAAATGTGGGAAGTTAGATTATGTGACTAAATTGAATGATCAGTCATAACCATCTAGCGAAAAACTCAAACGATACCTCAGTGGTTGAGGCAGTTTGGAGCCGTTTTCTAAACCtacccctttttttgtttttttgttctttttttttttttaatacttaaaactAATTTAatgtcataaatattttattttttcagttgttaaaaATGGACTCCTGAGTGCAACAGTAAGAGTGCTAATAGAACTTCTGCAGCAAATTTATCAAGTGGGTTGGATCTCAAATACATTGGAGCTTTGAGATGGCATGTCTCCAGGTTCACAACGTATTTCTGTCTCAAGGATGGTCCCGACTTTAAATTACTCATGCACTGTTGTACAGACATGTTAACAGTCGAGTTGCACAAGAACAACAGAAAGTTCGAGATTTTAGATCATTTGCCAGCTGAGATTCCAGTAAGATTTTACAGGAACATAACATGAAAAAGTCATCCTGTGCATTATCGTTGCTACTTCATTAGAGCAACACCCACATGCCCCACCCCAAGCGAGGATTACAGTCTGCTTGAGACTGTGAATGTAGAAAACAATTCCACACATTGAGTTTATGAGTTTAATGTACTACACATAGAgtagagaaaaggaaatattattaCTGGTATTCACTGATAGGTCATGACTAGGAAGAGATGCTTTTTCAGGTTGGTATTAAGTGTGTAGCTGTGTTTACCACATTTACCTATGGGTTTACTTGGTGTTTACACATAGTATTGCAAAAACATTACTTGTCCAAGATCTGGCAGATGGGTTCCGATGGAGCTGGGAACTGGAGTGTCATCAGTTACTATGCAGTTACTATCCAGTACTTTTGTTGCAGAAACCCAGTAGCGATGAATATTACCTTACCCACAACTTAATGATGGCAAACAGGAGTCAGACTGAAGCCTTCCTCTGAAACGTTGTGTGTCTGTTTCCCTTGAAGAAAGGAGATTATCCATGTGTTATTGATACCGGCATGTTTATGGCACACTGTAGAGCGTTTCTCATACTGTTCAGTTAAGGTTACCAGCATGTGTGCACAGCTAGCAAGTTCATTGCAATAGGCTTTATTAAGCACTGTAATGctattgtttgatttttatttttttttattccttttgtgaTCAGAATAGTTTGgagtaagcaaaataaaagaaaaaatgcacagGAAATTGTGCACTGGGTAACAAAATTACTGAGTTCTCTTTGCCAAACATATTGCTTCCCTTCAGAGAAACTCGTTTCCCCAAACCAGAAAGAAGATGTgcttcctcattttattttctgtggtgtttctATGATGACGTTTTAGTGattggtgaatttttttttcttccagtttacacCAGTTTGTCTGCACAATTGAAAGATCTTCTCTACTGTATCATCTCTTTCATTAATCTTATATTACCAGAAGAGCACTAGGGCTCACACATCAGCACTGATAGGACAAGAACATGTTGTATTCCCCTATGGGCATCATCTGTAGTAGCAAAGCCAAAGCGGAGAGTAATAGTAAAGGATACTGACTTTGGGTTTAGAGACTCCAGTTTGACCTTTATGGGTTCTTCTCTTCCAGAGTGCCAGAAGCATCACTTCCCATTTAACAGCTTGCTGGGCACAACGACCAGGCCTTTTCTCCCTAAACATTGCCAATGAGTAACTGAAATGTTAGTCAACATACTAAGTTTTAAGGCACATACGCATTACcctcttctctcatttttctgaaatctgttggTCTTGTGTAAAGCCACATGATGTATCCTGACGCATGAAATACGTTCTGTGCTGTCTGCATATTCTCTcttgcctgaggcaggagggtGGAGTGTTTTTATGTGTCTAACCACTAACTGctgcagaaatttttaaaacCCTACCCACTTCAGCATGGGCCTACGGCTGTGTTTTTGCTGGCTGCTTTCACTCCGGAGAAAAATGTTCTGACTTGCTTATAGCCGTGTAAATATATCAAGGGAAGGGCTTTATAGACCAGGTTCCTAGAGTAAAACCAGTTCGCTACAACAAAACCTGTCCTCGGGAGATAGATTCTGCTCTCATAATAGTGCAAATGTCCAGTAATTACAGTGAAGTCACTTAGAATGAGATCAGCATGAAGccaaagcaaaagtaaaatttgGTTGCCTTTTCTGCTTTACATCTGGGGCTTGGTTAGATTATCCCttattttttacttcaatttTCAAGTTAcctgtcttgaaaaaaaaaactgacATAATTTATTGTAGCTGAGAGGCACTGCAATTTGCCATTACAAAAGATAATGTAAGAGCCAGCTGAGATGGGCTTCCTAGTTCTCACTGCTGCATGTGTGAATAACCAAGTGGGTGGGGCACAGTGCTAATAAAAGGGAATGGCATAAGGCATTCtcatatttttgtgtgtgcttgtggGATTTTCTCTGACATAGTCATGccaaaaaatacagtttgaagtCTTTATGAGACTGTAGCAGACAAAGGAAACAACAAACAGACCTTCAGTGTTCTTATCTTTGCTGGAGAACTGATtgatcattgtttttaaaaagttcaagCCTTTTAAATCTAAGCCCTTGCCCAAACTAGTCCCTGGTACAGCTTTTGTC
The sequence above is drawn from the Chroicocephalus ridibundus chromosome 6, bChrRid1.1, whole genome shotgun sequence genome and encodes:
- the SFR1 gene encoding swi5-dependent recombination DNA repair protein 1 homolog, whose protein sequence is MEEPVLEKMTSLCHTPTDSMRAAPQGTSSGKQPMSAALRERLRKTRRSFNANFTVAKRLKIDTQENDCADADKGCLPKTSTECSRLRDSSENLERNSTEHICIKSPLQESGLSGSAQNPEVLQADLSQQQALAEKVRLLKQVQEKEELLRRLKMVKMYRSKNNLSELQALIVKWRSSTQLMLYELQSAFSADGKKVSLTQLIDTFGLEDQLLHYSRTEEDFVDA